In a single window of the Prionailurus viverrinus isolate Anna chromosome D3, UM_Priviv_1.0, whole genome shotgun sequence genome:
- the SKA1 gene encoding spindle and kinetochore-associated protein 1 — MASSDLEQLCSHINEKIGNIKRMLSLRNCGQEPTLKTTLDKIGDEIIVVNELLNKLELEIQYQEQTNHSLKELCASLEEDYKDVEHLKENIPPHLPQVTVTQNFVNVPDVDPGEPVKVEEPAPTKKHPKEQRSIKEMSFITSDEFNGIPAYMKSRLTYCQINDVIKEINKAIVSKYKILYQPKKSMSSVARNLYHRFIDEETKDTKGHYFIVEADIKEFTTLKADKRFHVILNILRHCRRLSEVRGGGLTRYVIT; from the exons ATGGCCTCCTCAGACCTGGAACAGTTATGCTCTCATATTAATGAAAAAATTGGCAATATTAAAAGAATGCTGTCATTAAGAAACTGTG GTCAGGAACCTACCTTGAAGACTACATTAGATAAAATAGGAGATGAGATCATTGTAGTAAATGAACTTCTAAATAAATTGGAATTGGAAATTCAGTATCAAGAACAAACCAACCATTCACTCAag gaacTCTGTGCATCTCTCGAAGAGGATTATAAAGATGTGGAACATCTCAAAGAAAACATTCCTCCCCATTTGCCTCAAGTAACAGTAACCCAGAACTT TGTTAATGTGCCAGATGTTGACCCTGGAGAACCAGTCAAAGTTGAGGAACCTGCACCCACAAAGAAGCacccaaaagaacaaagaagtatTAAAGAAATGTCATTTATAACTTCCGATGAATTTAATGGCATTCCAGC GTACATGAAATCCCGcttaacttattgtcaaattaaTGATGTTATTAAAGAAATCAACAAGGCAATAGTTAGTAAATACAAGATCCTATATCAGCCGAAGAAGTCTATGAGTTCTGTGGCCAGAAATCTCTATCACAGATTTATTGATGAAGAAACAAAGGATACCAAAG gtCATTATTTTATAGTGGAAGCGGACATAAAGGAGTTCACAACTTTGAAAGCTGACAAGCGGTTTCATGTAATACTGAATATCTTACGACACTGCCGGAGGCTCTCCGAGGTCCGAGGGGGAGGCCTTACCCGATACGTTATAACCTGA